In Acidisarcina polymorpha, one DNA window encodes the following:
- a CDS encoding nucleotidyltransferase: MFSQDFKELLSAFNEHRVKYLIVGGYAVAVHAQPRATKDLDLFVQPEPENAKAVYAALAKFGAPLDGLKPDDLIAPNSFFRMGNPPQMIEVLPHISGVKFDDAWQRRIEEVIDERSGLKVFVISAEDFVVNKLASARLQDLADVDAVRKAAESQRPKVKKPR; encoded by the coding sequence ATGTTCAGTCAGGACTTCAAAGAACTCTTGTCCGCGTTCAACGAGCACCGCGTTAAATATCTGATCGTCGGAGGCTATGCCGTGGCGGTACATGCACAGCCGCGAGCGACAAAAGACCTCGATCTTTTCGTGCAGCCGGAGCCGGAGAATGCGAAGGCGGTCTATGCGGCTTTGGCTAAATTCGGCGCACCGCTTGATGGCCTCAAGCCCGATGATCTTATTGCCCCCAATTCCTTTTTCCGCATGGGCAATCCCCCACAGATGATCGAAGTACTTCCGCATATTTCCGGCGTCAAGTTTGATGACGCATGGCAGCGCCGCATAGAGGAAGTCATTGACGAGCGTAGCGGCCTCAAGGTGTTCGTAATTTCGGCGGAGGATTTTGTTGTCAATAAGCTGGCGTCTGCGCGGCTTCAAGACCTCGCGGACGTGGACGCCGTTCGTAAGGCGGCAGAGAGCCAGCGGCCAAAGGTAAAAAAACCGCGCTGA